GTCCAGCTGCGTCGTCCTCAAGCCAGCATGCCGGACAGAAGGCACGCCGCTCGCCTGGCGCGAGCGTGTCCGGCTCATCCGCAACGTGGGCAGCCCGCATTTGGCTAGCCTTGACCTGCATTAGGCGCGCCAACCTGATGATATCCCCGAGCCTAAGAGGCGTTTCCTCCGTTCCTCGTGAGCCGAGCACATCGGTAAACCATCCGGTGCGTTGGAGCACAATGCCGCCATAAACGTGAGAGGCCCGCTCGATGATCGAGTCAATCGTCTCTTGCGGCATGAGTGACTTGATCCACCAGCGCTCGCGCGGCCCGCCATAGCGGTATTGCAGCCAGGCCGTCATGCCGCTTCCTCCTGTTGCGCAGGATCTCCCCGCTGCGATGCGGGCGTTCGGCCACTGAAATAGGCAGGGATTTCGAACTCCGCGCGTTCCAGGTAGCGTTCATCGATTCGTCTCACATCGTCCTCGATCGCCAGCGCAGCGGCGAAGACAACCCGCTCGACGATGATGTCCAGCCGACCGCCGCCGGCTGTGACCAGAAGGCGTTGAATGGCTGGCATCGACAGGCGCGACCGCTCTGGTAGCGGCAGGCACGTCTCTAGTTCATCGAGAAAATTCGCAAGCAGGGGGCCAGTACGCCACGGCGGCAGCTTGATGCTTCGAAATCGCGTCACTAGATGCTCTTCACGCATCATCGCCTGTTGCGCATGTTCGGTCCCCAAGGCCAGGATCGAAATGCCCGCTTCGTTCATCAGATACTTGATCCCTTCAAACGTATTCTCCATTTGACGCGCTGATCGTTTCAGAATGTCCTGAATTTCGTCAATGATCAGCATCCGCACTTGGGCGGCGCGTAGCAGCTCGACCACGAGCTCTTCACGCTCATCGAGCGAGTAACCTGCAACGTGGGGACAACCGAGGGCGCGCAAGGTGCGTGAAAAAACCTTATTAGCCTCGCGCGCATTCGTCATGGTGATTCGAATCACTGGCCTCATGGCGTCAACGCCCTCGCTGTTGCCCACCTCCGGATACCGGCGAAGGATCGCGTTGGCTAGCATGGTCTTGCCAGAACCACCAGCGCCCGAGACCACCGCGCCGCGTGCGCGCACGCGCCCCTTGGAGCGTACAAGCATGTCAGTGACTTTGTAGATCGCCTGGATCTGTTCGTGCTCGATGAATCGGTCGCGACACGTCCAGTCGCTGCGCTGAGGTACGGGCATGGCCATGGCCGCCAAGGCCATCGCATTTAAGTGAGGATATAGGGTGGTCATCACAGCTCCTCCGTACGGACGCTCGCGCGGTTCGGCACGACGAAAGGTTCGTCATCCGAGACGCTCGGCGATGGTGTGGGAAGCGGCTTGCGTTTTCGGGCGCCGCGTCCAGGGACCGGGCGGCACTGGGCAGTCGAACGCGGCTGCTTGCGGGTTTCTGCCCGCGCGTTTAGTTCGATGCCGTCGCTTAACGCAAGTCCTTCGTCAAGCACGGCCTCCAGTTTCAGGGCTTCCTGGGCAGTGTGTGGTGCATGCATCTGGCCCAGCCCCCGACCGGCGACCGCCGGCGCTTTGACCATCACGCCGTCCTCGTCGCGAAACCAGATGCAGCCCGAGAAATGCGGATGAAAGCGCACGAGCGCGACATGTTCGCGACCCACGCTACCTGTCATTGCAGGGTGCCAATAGCGGGTATGGTTATAGGTAATTCCGTCTCGTCGGATCAAGCGCTGCGTGACTGGTAAGAAGTCGAGACGGACTCGTTCTGGATCGGCCCAGACAGGAGGCGTGGTTAGTTCTCCCGATGGGAGGGTCCAAGCACGGTCCCAGGCGACTAGCGGAGCGATGCCCAGGGCGCGGTGGCGACGCACGTGGTAGTACTGGCATATCCGGACTACGAGCCATTCGCGTAGCTCGGCGAGTGTCATGGCTGCTCGCTTCTCGGCCTTGTAGTCGCCTCGTTGGTGCACGTCGCTGAATGTTGTGCCCGGCAGTCCATGCACCAAGCGCATGAGCGTCCCCATGATTCGTTCAATATGGCCGCCGTAGCGAGGCTGGCCTGGCGGCCGAAACTCAAGGGCAATCCCGTGTTCTGCGCAGCCTTGTTCCAACGCGTGACTGCGAAAGTCCTTTCCGTTGTCTGTGAGGACCCGCCTGACCTTGCCATACATAGGCCAACGTCCACTGCGCTCACGGTTTTCGTCTGTCTTCGGCAGCATGGCGTGACTCAAGCACATGGCCACTGAGACCACCGACGGTGCGTCCATTGTCAGATAAATTCCAAGTACACAGCGCGTCGCGATATCCATGGCAACTGTCAGCCACGGTCTCCCCATAACTCGCTTTCGATCCGGGCTAACGATCATAACGTCGACCAACGTGTGATCGATCTGGCAAAGCTCGAGCGGCTCGACCACAAACAACTGGCCTGGGACGGGGTGCCATTTTTCTCGCGCCCGCTTCGCACCGATGACATCCTTGTCCATTAACTCGCCTGACTCAGCGACAATTCTCCGGGCAACGGTGCGGTAGCTTGGCACGGGCCATCGGAGTCGCCGGCAGAGCGAACGCGCGCGTTCGGCGACCTCTAATTGCGAGATATATTCACCGCGCCGGTAGCGACGTTCGATAACAAATTGGATCACTCGCTCAGCCCGAGGGTCGAGGAGAGTCGTGCCACGCTTGCGACCTCCTGGGTTGCGCAAAAGTGACGACGCGCGACGGCAGAGGAGATAGGTCTTTCTCCACCGCTGAATACACCGGTCGGACACCCCGTACTTTTTTGCGAGTGTATGCGTGACAGCACTCGGGAGTTTGCCCAGCTCGATATGTACTTCGAAATCCAGAGCCACCGCCCGGACCCGGGCCCACTCGTCGGGGTGAGCATCCACACGGTCAAACGCAAGCGCCGTGGGTTGTTCCGGCAGGGCGTGCAGCGCTTCGATCGGGACGTCTAGTTGCTCCGCAGTCGCCAACTCGGTGACGAGTACCCTGCCACGGTCACGCACGGCTACTACGCAGACGACGGCATCGCCCCATCCCAATCGTGACCCGGGCGCTAGAGTGATGTGAGCCGGACCCGTCTGATTGCCGCGTGCGGCGGGCGCTAGAGGACTTGCCGCCGCACGGCCGGGACGGACCTTGATCACGTTGCTTGTCATTTTCGTTCTCCCACAGCGGGCCGCCGGCGGCCCTTGAAGGGCGCCTAGCGACGCCCGGACAAAAGCTGCCCGTATGGGCCCCATTTGAGGGGCCAAAACGGGTTGCAACGGGAGGGAGGCTGTGCGAGGCTATCGATACGGGAGCCAATCCGTACGAAATAACCAAAAGGGGTCGCATGCCAGTGCGATCCTTTTTTGTTATCTACAG
Above is a genomic segment from Luteibacter aegosomatissinici containing:
- a CDS encoding TniB family NTP-binding protein, whose amino-acid sequence is MTTLYPHLNAMALAAMAMPVPQRSDWTCRDRFIEHEQIQAIYKVTDMLVRSKGRVRARGAVVSGAGGSGKTMLANAILRRYPEVGNSEGVDAMRPVIRITMTNAREANKVFSRTLRALGCPHVAGYSLDEREELVVELLRAAQVRMLIIDEIQDILKRSARQMENTFEGIKYLMNEAGISILALGTEHAQQAMMREEHLVTRFRSIKLPPWRTGPLLANFLDELETCLPLPERSRLSMPAIQRLLVTAGGGRLDIIVERVVFAAALAIEDDVRRIDERYLERAEFEIPAYFSGRTPASQRGDPAQQEEAA
- a CDS encoding Mu transposase C-terminal domain-containing protein, which codes for MDKDVIGAKRAREKWHPVPGQLFVVEPLELCQIDHTLVDVMIVSPDRKRVMGRPWLTVAMDIATRCVLGIYLTMDAPSVVSVAMCLSHAMLPKTDENRERSGRWPMYGKVRRVLTDNGKDFRSHALEQGCAEHGIALEFRPPGQPRYGGHIERIMGTLMRLVHGLPGTTFSDVHQRGDYKAEKRAAMTLAELREWLVVRICQYYHVRRHRALGIAPLVAWDRAWTLPSGELTTPPVWADPERVRLDFLPVTQRLIRRDGITYNHTRYWHPAMTGSVGREHVALVRFHPHFSGCIWFRDEDGVMVKAPAVAGRGLGQMHAPHTAQEALKLEAVLDEGLALSDGIELNARAETRKQPRSTAQCRPVPGRGARKRKPLPTPSPSVSDDEPFVVPNRASVRTEEL